A genomic region of Antennarius striatus isolate MH-2024 chromosome 2, ASM4005453v1, whole genome shotgun sequence contains the following coding sequences:
- the LOC137601921 gene encoding toll-like receptor 9 produces MDPKKALLRNIVLLCQLLPFVRMMNMTFFPCYTDVNTATVDCSYLPLRHVPNIESTTVLSLNLSLTKIQRVGEHDLSGFPNLHTLKMTGNCQPGRLRPLDNLSCKMEIHYNAFKDLINLQFVNLSGNSLTSIPWLPESLRVLDLQNNCIVQIIHPLGTPYIEELYLTKNCFYTNPCNKSFYINETVFRELTKIKTLTLGYDNLTAIPKGLPPSLEILDLRVNAITEVKHGAFVGLTNLKQLNLEWNCQRCDRAARPCFPCPNNLPLQLHRDSFYTENSSLSYLSLRGNSLRTFPEGMFQPLKNLHSLDLSDNLLAYAIQNGTFFAELKGLTRINLISNYEPLKTFKELNLSPDVSSMVGLQCLLLSGNFFHTLSNESLEILSKLKNLKKLDMKMNFMTSCNVKALNQIPSLNDINLSQNMLKFLPHCSSLSSVIDTQQCSQNQKLCPNHVTDPPVIVKNQKFTFQKAFSELNTTLKLLDLSNNDFHFKMSGMGHRIEFIEKLTNLESFSLANNGIGMRITERLISSSLKYFYFNGNHLDIMWESDNNKYTNFFHNLTNLIFLDISNNELQSISVEQLSNLPRTIEILIISHNLLKYFPWQNIYALSNLRHLDISQNFIYFLPHEVIEFGSSFSVLDLSHNHVSFIPRSFFSQAKSLKYLYLNHNQIKELNLQFLPAPFRNGSALVKLTLHKNPFKCDCDTSWFADFLRNTPIEIPHLTTAVRCEFPEPQQGMSILTMDQRSCRDIYGYLSSLICSFLVVACTVLPLMKHLYGWDLWYSLQILWAGHKGYSQLTGSDSQYHYDAFVVFDTSNPAVRDWIYNELTINLEDSGHRRFCLCLEERDWIPGLSCIENLHNAVYSSVKTVFVLSSGTGGRETINGMIRQAFFMVQQRLLDEKVDAAVLVLLDEVFPRMNYVQLRKRLCRKSVLSWPKNPKAQPLFWNRVKMALSSDNLSFYDSNISKSFI; encoded by the exons atggaccccaagaag gCTTTGTTGAGAAATATCGTCCTCCTTTGTCAGCTTCTTCCATTTGTGAGGATGATGAACATGACCTTCTTCCCGTGTTATACTGATGTGAATACCGCTACCGTAGACTGCTCCTACCTACCACTCAGGCATGTCCCCAACATCGAATCTACCACTGTACTGTCCCTTAACTTAAGCCTGACTAAGATACAGCGAGTGGGTGAACATGATTTATCTGGTTTCCCAAACCTTCATACTCTGAAAATGACGGGAAATTGTCAGCCAGGTCGGCTAAGACCTTTAGACAACCTCTCATGCAAGATGGAGATCCACTACAATGCTTTCAAGGACCTGATAAATCTTCAGTTTGTGAACCTATCTGGAAACAGTCTTACCTCCATACCATGGTTACCTGAAAGCCTGAGGGTTCTTGATCTACAGAATAATTGCATCGTCCAGATTATCCACCCATTAGGAACTCCATATATTGAGGAGCTCTATCTCACCAAGAATTGCTTTTATACAAACCCTTGCAACAAGTCCTTTTACATCAATGAAACTGTATTCAGAGAGCTCACAAAAATCAAAACCCTCACTTTGGGGTATGATAATTTGACGGCCATCCCTAAAGGATTGCCACCATCATTGGAAATTCTGGATTTAAGAGTAAATGCAATCACAGAGGTTAAACATGGAGCATTTGTCGGCCTGACAAACCTTAAGCAGTTGAATTTGGAATGGAATTGCCAACGTTGTGACCGTGCAGCCAGGCCTTGCTTTCCTTGTCCAAACAATCTACCTCTACAGCTACATAGAGATTCATTCTACACTGAAAACAGCTCTTTGAGCTACTTAAGCTTGAGAGGAAACTCTCTGAGAACATTCCCTGAGGGTATGTTTCAACCTCTGAAGAATTTACATTCATTAGACCTCTCTGACAACCTCCTGGCTTATGCTATACAGAATGGCACCTTCTTTGCTGAGCTGAAGGGGCTAACTCGGATAAACCTTATCTCTAACTATGAACCCCTGAAGACATTCAAGGAACTGAACCTGTCTCCAGATGTTAGTAGTATGGTTGGTCTTCAGTGTCTTCTTCTAAGTGGTAACTTTTTCCACACACTTTCAAATGAGAGTCTTGAAATTCTGTCCAAactaaaaaatctaaaaaaactagacatgaaaatgaattttatgACCTCTTGTAATGTGAAAGCCCTGAATCAGATACCATCTCTCAATGATATTAATCTTTCTCAGAACATGCTTAAATTCCTTCCACATTGCTCAAGTCTGTCATCAGTGATTGATACACAGCAATGCAGTCAGAACCAAAAATTATGTCCAAATCATGTAACTGACCCACCTGTTATAGTAAAAAATCagaaattcacatttcaaa AAGCTTTCAGTGAGCTGAACACCACTCTGAAATTATTAGACCTAAGTAACAAcgattttcattttaaaatgtcaggcATGGGTCATCGAATTGAGTTTATTGAGAAATTAACTAACTTGGAAAGTTTCAGTCTGGCCAACAATGGCATTGGAATGCGAATAACTGAAAGGCTGATCAGCAGCTCTTTAAAATACTTCTATTTCAATGGAAATCACTTGGACATTATGTGGGAGTCCGATAACAACAAATACACCAATTTCTTCCACAACTTGACAAACCTCATCTTCCTGGACATCTCCAACAATGAGCTGCAATCAATATCAGTGGAGCAACTTTCTAATCTCCCAAGAACTATTGAGATTCTCATCATCAGCCACAACCTGCTGAAATATTTCCCATGGCAAAATATTTATGCACTCAGCAATTTACGTCACCTTGACATCAGTCAAAACTTCATTTACTTTTTGCCACATGAAGTCATAGAATTTGGGTCATCTTTTTCAGTTTTGGACCTCAGTCATAATCATGTTAGTTTTATTCCTAGGTCTTTCTTCAGTCAAGCTAAATCCTTGAAATACTTGTATCTCAATCACAATCAAATCAAAGAGTTGAACCTTCAGTTCCTTCCTGCTCCCTTTAGAAATGGTAGTGCCCTTGTAAAGCTCACTCTGCATAAAAACCCCTTTAAATGTGACTGTGATACATCTTGGTTTGCAGACTTTTTGCGTAATACTCCCATAGAAATTCCTCATCTTACCACAGCTGTTCGATGTGAATTCCCAGAACCCCAACAGGGTATGAGTATTTTAACAATGGACCAGCGTTCATGCAGGGACATATACGGTTACCTTTCATCTCTAATCTGTTCCTTCCTGGTTGTGGCATGCACTGTTCTACCTTTGATGAAGCATCTCTACGGGTGGGATTTGTGGTACAGCCTTCAGATTCTCTGGGCAGGACATAAAGGCTACTCCCAGCTGACTGGTAGTGACTCACAATATCACTATGATGCTTTTGTGGTTTTTGACACCAGCAACCCGGCTGTGAGGGATTGGATCTATAATGAACTGACCATCAATCTGGAGGATTCAGGTCACAGGAGGTTTTGTCTCTGTCTGGAGGAGAGGGACTGGATTCCTGGACTTTCATGTATTGAGAATCTACATAATGCTGTGTACAGCAGTGTGAAGACAGTGTTTGTGCTGTCCAGTGGCACTGGTGGAAGAGAGACAATTAATGGCATGATCCGTCAGGCTTTCTTCATGGTTCAGCAGCGGCTTCTGGACGAGAAG GTGGATGCGGCTGTGCTGGTTCTCTTGGATGAAGTGTTTCCCAGAATGAATTATGTTCAGCTGAGGAAGAGGTTGTGTAGAAAGTCTGTGCTGTCCTGGCCAAAGAATCCAAAAGCCCAACCCCTTTTCTGGAACAGAGTGAAAATGGCATTATCATCAGATAATCTCAGTTTTTATGACAGCAACATTAGTAAAAGTTTCATATAA